The following coding sequences lie in one Myxococcota bacterium genomic window:
- a CDS encoding ferritin-like domain-containing protein, translating to AQAEIRTYRDVSLAVMARMGAILGWPAWKQRTLALGIHALYWIERLGTWRRMTTLRPPSRTDALG from the coding sequence ACGCGCAGGCGGAGATCCGCACCTACCGAGACGTCAGCCTCGCGGTGATGGCGCGCATGGGCGCGATACTCGGCTGGCCTGCCTGGAAGCAGCGAACCCTGGCGCTCGGGATCCACGCGCTCTACTGGATCGAGCGACTCGGCACATGGCGCCGGATGACGACGCTGCGTCCGCCGTCGCGGACCGACGCGCTCGGCTGA